A stretch of the Clostridium fungisolvens genome encodes the following:
- a CDS encoding PrkA family serine protein kinase, producing MDFKQFIENDREKHNKHKFKGTFLDYLEIVKENPDVAKLAHKRVYDIIVDKGVKILKPEENARVRKIYGNEMIKRYNFFENDFFGIDKILMKLVNYFYSASMKGEEARQVLYLVGPVGAGKSSLVEALKKALEMADPIYAIEGCPMHEEPLHLIPKHLRPKFEESLGVQIEGDLCPVCRYRLMNEFNGRYEDFPVETKGFSIRSRKGIGVVPPVDPNNQDTSILTGAVDISKMDMYPEDDPRIFSLNGAFNVGNRGLVEFIEVFKNDVEYLHTIITATQEKSIPSPGKGSMIYFDGLIIAHSNEAEWNKFKSDHTNEAILDRIVKIEVPYCMELNEEKKIYEKIIKKSNFNAHIAPHTLDIAAMFAILSRLSPSAKVDPITKLKIYNGEDIVEKGSTKRLDLLELKEEAGPNEGMKGISTRFIIKAIDNALSSSEYPCINPLSIMESLIKSVKDLDTSQEDKKKYLGFIQDTLRKEYNKILEKEITKAFIHSFREQAESLFNNYIDNAEAYVNKTKLKDNSTGEELNPDESFMRSIEEQIGISESSAKGFRSDVTSYMFYVVRNGGHIDYTAYEPLKEAIEKKLTASVRDLSRIITKSRVRDKEQDEKYNAMVEEMKENGYCPHCCDVILKYAANNLWKD from the coding sequence AGTCTATGACATCATAGTTGATAAGGGTGTAAAGATATTAAAACCTGAAGAGAATGCAAGGGTTAGAAAAATATATGGCAATGAAATGATAAAAAGGTATAACTTTTTTGAGAATGACTTCTTCGGGATAGATAAGATATTGATGAAGCTTGTTAATTATTTCTATTCAGCTTCAATGAAGGGAGAAGAAGCAAGGCAGGTACTATATTTAGTGGGACCAGTTGGAGCTGGAAAATCCTCATTAGTTGAGGCATTAAAGAAAGCTTTAGAGATGGCAGATCCAATATATGCTATTGAAGGGTGTCCTATGCATGAAGAACCGCTTCATCTTATTCCAAAGCATCTTAGACCTAAATTCGAAGAATCACTGGGAGTTCAAATAGAAGGAGACCTTTGCCCTGTATGCAGATATAGACTAATGAATGAATTTAATGGAAGATATGAGGACTTCCCAGTAGAAACTAAAGGGTTCTCAATCAGATCAAGGAAGGGTATAGGCGTAGTGCCTCCTGTAGACCCAAACAATCAGGATACATCTATTTTAACTGGTGCTGTAGATATATCTAAGATGGATATGTATCCAGAAGATGATCCTAGAATATTCTCACTTAATGGTGCTTTTAATGTAGGTAATAGAGGTCTTGTTGAATTTATAGAAGTATTCAAGAATGATGTTGAATATCTTCATACTATAATAACAGCAACTCAAGAAAAATCAATTCCTTCACCAGGTAAAGGATCTATGATTTATTTCGATGGACTTATAATAGCTCACTCAAATGAGGCTGAATGGAATAAATTTAAGTCAGATCATACAAATGAAGCGATACTAGATAGAATAGTAAAGATTGAAGTTCCATATTGTATGGAATTAAATGAAGAAAAGAAGATATATGAGAAGATAATAAAGAAGAGTAACTTTAATGCTCATATAGCTCCTCATACTCTAGACATTGCTGCAATGTTTGCAATTCTTTCTAGATTATCTCCATCAGCAAAGGTGGACCCAATAACTAAGCTAAAGATATACAACGGTGAAGATATAGTAGAAAAGGGTTCTACAAAGAGATTAGATCTGTTAGAACTCAAGGAAGAAGCAGGTCCTAATGAAGGAATGAAGGGAATATCAACTAGATTTATAATTAAAGCTATTGATAATGCTCTTTCAAGTTCTGAATATCCATGTATAAACCCTTTAAGTATCATGGAAAGCCTAATAAAATCAGTTAAGGATTTAGATACATCACAAGAAGATAAGAAGAAGTATCTTGGTTTTATACAGGATACATTAAGAAAGGAATACAATAAGATACTTGAAAAAGAAATAACTAAGGCATTTATACATTCTTTTAGAGAGCAAGCTGAGAGTTTATTTAACAACTATATCGATAATGCAGAAGCATATGTTAATAAAACTAAGCTTAAAGATAATTCTACTGGAGAGGAATTAAATCCAGATGAAAGCTTTATGAGAAGTATAGAAGAGCAGATTGGTATTTCAGAAAGTTCAGCTAAAGGCTTTAGATCTGATGTAACTTCATATATGTTCTATGTTGTGAGAAATGGTGGCCATATAGATTATACTGCTTACGAACCTTTGAAGGAAGCTATTGAGAAAAAGCTTACAGCTTCAGTAAGGGATCTTTCCAGAATTATAACTAAATCTAGAGTTAGGGATAAGGAACAAGATGAGAAGTATAATGCTATGGTAGAAGAAATGAAAGAGAATGGATATTGCCCTCATTGCTGCGATGTTATATTAAAATACGCTGCAAACAACTTGTGGAAGGATTGA